A window of Pan paniscus chromosome X, NHGRI_mPanPan1-v2.0_pri, whole genome shotgun sequence genomic DNA:
CCTGGCACCAGGTGTAGGTGGGATTCTGCACAGGGCTCCGCCACTGTGGCAGGCACGCAGCTCACCAGACCTCTGGAGCTCATCTGAGCTGAGTggcaggacaaggcaggaggGGGTCTAAGGCTCTCCAGGCCAGACCCCACACTCCTCTTGGTGGGAGAGGAGGCTTGAGGGAAAAGCAAAAGGGGGCCACTGAATGAGGGGAAGGGCTCAACCTCCTCCTGTCCAATGGGACCCAGATGGATTCCTCTAATCCGAGGAGCCTCGGATTCTGCACTTACATCCCCTAGAACCAGAAGGCTCCGCCCGACCATGCGGTGTACCATGGGCCTAGGGTGTACATGTTACGGCCCCATTATTGTGCAGAAGGTGGTCTGAATATGGAACCGAGGGAGGCGGGGCTGGCAAAAGCCAGCAACTGAGGGATGGGTTCACGCCTTCCAGGACTCCGTCCACGGGCTTCTCCCCTTCCACACCCTGTGGACCATGGCCCATGCCCCCCGGGGCAGTGACTGGGGCTGGAGTTCTGCCCCCACCAGAACCTGCCTAGATGTCTCCGGTGGCAAAAACCCAAGCTGGAGAGTCCCTGACACATGTCTTCCCCCAGACACCAGCCCACTGTGTTATCCCCCCAAGAAACAACCACCTGTGTCAGGGTCAAAGCCTTGGCCCAAGGAGTCAAGCCCATCCTCTCCGGTGAGGGGTTAGATTCGGATGGGGTAGGTCCCCACCAGCGTTGGTTTCCAGGTCTGAGGTCTGTGATTGACCCACCACGTGCGTGGTGGTCCCCCTCGCTGAGCTCACACCATGAGCCCAGCAGTGAGACACAGAGGGAGTATGGGGGAAGGCAGATACCGAGCCCAACCAGCTGTCCCAGGGCAGTCTCTCTTTCCCACTTTCCACCCTCTCTGTGCATATCCTGCCCATGTGTTGGTTAGCGGGCATCGTGGTGCCCTCCCATGGGAGCTCCCCATTTCCTAGATGAGGCACCAACCAGCGACTCTGAGGGATTATCACTGCACCCACACACGGGAGTGCTGAGACATCCCATCCATCCTGTGGAGGATCAGGAGCCTACTGTGGCACCTCCAGCATTCTGAGAGCCCCGACACCCGTCCCTGTGTTTGGGGATGTCCCCTTCGTCCCACTCCACAGCCTTCTAGGTGTTAGACTTGAACAACACCTCTTGTGAAAGGGTAGATCCCAGCCCTGCTTTAGCGAATTTGATCCTTCATGGATCCTTCACCACTGCTTCCACTCCATGAATCAGTCCATTCTCGCTCAAGGGACAGCACCCACAATTAATTTGATTCCCAAGCAGGTGCTAGCAGGGGCACACTCACACGTGCGCATGTGCGtgcgcacgcgcgcacacacacacacacacacacacacacacacacgctaacCTTGAATGGTATCtgcatttctattgtttttgtcTGTTCGCAACACCCAGTCTCTTGGCAATGGGAGCTGGCAGAACCTACACACACCTCCTCACTGGAACCAGAATCTATGCCCGAATCTGGGGCCTGCCCAGCCCAGGATGCCGGCTGAAGGAACGAGGCGATCTCAACTGTCAGGGATGGTGAAGGCAGAAGAGAGAGCTCGAGGAAATCTCGTGTGACCTGGAGAGGCGGTCTGGAAGACTGACCAGGGACGCGAAAATATTACGTCCACAAAAACCTGCGGCCTTGGGGgtggtgaaatggtatttcacaGGGACCATCGAAGACCAGCCAGGCCTAGCATCCACACTTGCCCTGGAAAGCAGCTGGCCATTTTCAAATCAAGGGTATGGAGTCCACTGGCTGCAGAAGGGGCTGCTGGCCACCTATAGAACACCAAGGATATGGAAGCCACTTTCTGTGTAGGTGCCTGCGAACAGTTTCCACCAGGTTGGCCAACAGGCGCCAGAACAGACTCGGTGCCCCCACCTCCAACCAACAGACTATCTTGCCCTTTTCTTCTGCACTCCATCTACCTTCCCTTTGACTTAGCCAGCCACCGGGATGTGGCTTCTGCCTCCACAAGGCTACTGAAACTAAAGAGGGAGACCTAACGGGATTTGATAACTGAGGTTCAAAGGTGAGGGCTAAGACGAACTGAGGATGTCACGCAGGTTACTGGCCCAGATGACCTGACCGTGTGCATGGTGGCACCGGAGGGAAATAATGGCTCCAGAAAGAGGACTGAGCTCCGTCGTGTTCCTCAACAGCACGGAAATAACCATGCAGGAACGGCCACCGGGGTCAAGCCACGGGGGAGAGCAAGGATGCTCATGATGGAAAGGACAGTGACAGGACAAACAGGGACAGTGAACTGCAGGAGGAAAGGTTGCTCAAAGGACCAGGGTGCTCAAAGGAGGCCATCAGTTCCTGCTGAAGGGGAGAGAGAATAGCACTGAAGAAGGGGACCTGTGAGACCCCAAagtgggaggagaagaggagggagcATGAGCAGGGCGTGTACAGGAAAAGCAGGAAATGCTGCTGTGGCCGGGCAGGCCTCCCACAGCACCTAGACCCAGGGCACTATGGTGAGCCCGAGTGCAGGGCTGCTGCTCAGAGGCCGGCCCAGGCGCCCCGCAGGGAGAGGGCCCACCACAGAGCGCCAGGGGAACTGTTCTTCCAGCGCCAGGGAACGGAGCAACACCCGGCACACCCCAACACTCCCAACAATCGCAGAGAGGGCAGACCACAGACCACAGAATATGAGAACGACTTTATTTCACACTGCTTTGAACTGCGTTGGGAAGGGGGCAAATGCAGCGGAAGAGAAAAAGCCCTGGCTAAGGAGGATAAGGAGGAAACTCGCTTGGCTGCAGCTCCGGACGCTGGCTCCAACCTGTGAAACAGAGCAGGCTCAGGGACTGGCTCCCAGCCAGGGCCAGCCCACAGCCCTCCTAAGCTACCGGGATTGTGGGAAGGGGCACGGTGTGTGCAACACTCACTTCAAAGGTCCTGGAACTTGTCATTGAAGAACTGCATGGCCGCTGAAACAGAGAGGCAGAACCGGGCACTCCAGACCCAAGGAAACAGAAACTCACCCCCTGCCCCCGTGGGGAACCACCTAGCCCTGCAACCAGAAACCCCCACCAGCCCTGGGACTGACTCATCCACCCGTCACCTGAATTAAATGTGGAAATGCCTTCCAAGCGGAAAAGTGGTTCTCAGGTGCTGGGCCATGCCAGAACCGTTCATTCAGAACGTGTTTCAAAGACAGATAAGCCAGCCAGCAAGCAAACACCATACAAGCCATACCAGGCAGCAGTTAAAGGGAAAACACATGCGGTATCTCTAACCCTCCTAAGAGAAGGAGAGTTCTGGGACTCGTGGACTAAGTGTACACGGAGTTCAGACGACACATTGCTGTCTGTGCGCACCCCTAGCTGGAAAGGCACAGAAGGCTCCAGGGCCAGGCTTTCCTTGGTTCTCTTCCCCAAAGGAAAGTCAGTTCCAGTGACGCCGCCTGTACCTAcagcccacccccgccccccgcacCCGCAGAAAGACACCGCTGTCCATCCCTGCCCCAGCCAGGGCTCCATCATACCTAGCTGCTGTGTAAGGTCCTCAATTTCCCTCTGCAGCCGGATGCACTAGACCAGCAGACACCGGAGGAAGATAAATGCTTAGTCAATTCTGGCCTCCTCTCTCCTCGTCTTCCCTGTCTCCCCCAGCCCTTAGTAGCCCCCATAGCCTGCAGCCCAGTGGTGAGGTGGGTTGGCATGAAACCCTCAATGTAAAAGAGGCACCCTCTCTCCGTGGGATGCAGAAGGTGGtgacggggcggggcggggggacaCAGAAATCAGTTTAACCTGGACACGGATCCCACCATCTAACGTGGACTTCTATTTCTAGGAGCCACACAAAGCATTACCCGAGGACAACCCTGGGCTCCCAGGGGCCGGCGGAGGCCTGCTGCCATTCTCCAGGGCTGGGGCCCAGCACGCCTCTCCCACTGGGACCGACCTCCAGGTCCGCCCAGTTGTCAGCCGACCCTTCGGCAGGGGCACCTTCTGGACGCTGGGCCGGTGGCACGATGGTGGCTGGTTCGTTAGCCAGGGAGGACGAGTAGTCCACATCGTCCCCTTGGTCGTCGACTGGGGTGCCAGGCCGGCCTTCCCGGCCCCAGAGCACCACCTTTCCCGGCTCTATCAATTCGCTCTCAGACTCGAAGCTGAAGCCCTCCGGATCTGTGAACCTGCTCTCGCCCTCGCGGCTGCCTGGCGCCCCCAAATCGAGGCCGTGGCCCTGGCCCCGTGGGGCTCCGGGGCTGGCCATGCGGGAGCCAGCCTGCTTGCCACCCTCCAGGCCGAAACTGGCCCCACAAACGGCTACCTTGTCGGAGGAGCTCATGGCGCCGGGCTGCGGGGAGACGGTCGTCCTGGTAACGGCAGAACGGGAGAGCCGAGTCCTGCCAAGCCCGGCGGAGCGGGCCACGCGACAGGAACAGTGAGGCCTTCGGGACACCGCTGCCCTCACCCCGGGTGGAAGTACCAGATGTCCCCGACAGCGCGTGGCTTCTGCGCGTGCACTTGACGCCAGTGCCGCGACTTCTCATTGGTCCCCCTCTACCAACCAGCGCGCCCTTTGTTGGCAGAGGCCTCTGGGCTTTAACCAATCGGAACACAGGCTCTTGGTTTGCCCCGACACCCGTCATTTGACTGGGTGGCTGTGCTCTGGTCTGGTCTTGGGGCCAGGGGGCACTGGAGCTCTCGATCCACCTCCTTCTTGCTCTCCTGCTGCCTCTGGCTGGGAACCTACTTTCCAATGAGACCTCCTCTGTGCACCGGGTGCTTTGCGTGCATCACGACATTTACTCTCCCAAGCTGATGAGCTGGGGGAAGGTCTCCCCTTAATCCCCACCTTACAGATGGGACACTGGGGCTCAGAGACGTGGCTCTCCTTGGAAAGTAGGTGCCCGGCCAGAGGCAGAAGGACAGGAAGAAAGAGGTGATCGAGAGCTACGGTGCCCCCTGGCCCCAAGACCCGACCAGAGCGCAGCCACCCAGTCAAATGACGGGCATGGAGGCAAACCAAGAGCCTGTGTCCCGATTGGTTAAAGCTCAGGCACCTCGCCCCACAAAGGGCGTGCTGGTTGGCAGACGGGGACCAATGAGAAGGCTCGGCGCCGGCGTCAAGGGCGCGAGGAAGCCACTCGCTGTCCTGGACATCTGGTACTTCCACCTGGGGCGAGGGCGGTGGTGTCCCGAAGGCCTCACTGTTTCTGTCACGTGGCCCGCTCAGCTGGGCTTGGCTGGGCTCAGCTCTCCGCTCCCGCCGTTACCAGGACGACCGTCTCCCCGCAGCCCAGGCTGCCCGGACTGGCGCCATGAGCTCCCCCGACAAGGTGTCCGTTTGTGGGGCCAGTTTCGACCTGGAGGGTGGCAAAAAGGCTGGCTCCCACACGGCCAGCCCCGGAGCCCCAGGGGCCCACAGCCACGGCCTCGATTTGGGGGTGCCGGGCAGCGGCGATGGCGAGAGCAAGAGCGGGTTCACAGATCCGGAGGGCTTCAGCTTCGAGTCTGAGAGCGAATTGATAGAGCAAGGAAGGGTGGTGCTCTGGGGCCGGGAAGGCCGGCCAGGCACCCCGGTGGATGACCAAGGGGACGTTGTGGACTACTCATTCTACCTGGCTGACGAACCAGCCGCCATCGTGCCGCCGCCCAGCGTCCAGGGACACCCGTTCCCAGAAGGTGCCGCTGCCGAAGGGTCGGCTGAGAATTGGGCAGATGCGGAGGTCGGTCCCAGTGGGAGAGACGTGCTGGGCTACAGCCCTGGAAAATGGCAGCAGGCCTCTGCCGGCCGTCTCCACCTCTGCGGTCCTGGGCCAGTGCGGGCCTGGAAGAACCCGGAAAGGGGCTCGAAGAGCAGATGGAGCCTCCGCGTGGATCCCCAGCAGCCCTCTGCGAAAGGCCCCACCAGGCTGTCTACCCACGACTCTGATTCCGCAGATGAGAGCAGCGACTTACCACTGATGAAGGTAGGCATTTGCTGCAACGAAGGAAGCCAGGCCAAGCCCGGCAGCCCCAAGAAGCGAGCAGACACATCCAGACAGGCAAGCTTCCACTGCAAGGAGAGTTACCTGCCTGTGCCGGGCCGTTTCCTGACCTCTGCTCCCCGCGGACTCACTCCAGTCGCAGAGAGGCCGGCTGTGGGAGAGCTGGAGGACTCTCCCCAGAAGAAAATGCAGAGCAGGGCCTGGGGAAAGGTGGAGGTCaggcccagctgctcaggagctgCCGCTGCAGGggccctgccccagggcctttcgAGGAGGAAGATGGCCGGGGGGAGGAAGTCCCTAGGGGGTGCCTCTCAACTGGCCCCGGGGAGAGGCTTTCCTGCCTGCGGAGAGAGACTCTCAGCCGCTCCCCCGGAGCCGGCCACCTTCCCGCCATTCTCTGGTGTGCGGCCACAGGGGATGTCCAAGAAACCCCAAAAGCCTAagcacagcagccctgggaagaAACCAGCAGGGAGGAAGACCAGGGAGTCCCAGGCTGCGGCCAGAGAAGATAATGACCcaaatagagatgaggtcccaAGAGCCCAAGTGAGTAGGCCCTTCTcgccctcctctccctctttacCCTCCTCCCCCCACACCTCCTCTCTTCCAGCACACACCTGTTTACCCATGCCTCCTCTGTCCCTTGCTCGAGGGTTGTCATCGGGAGCCCAGGGACACTAGAATGCCCGATGGGTGTCTTCGTCATAAGGGCACACGTTAAAGGGAGCACTTCTTGTGTGATGGCCATGCCTCTGGACACTCTGCAGGGGTCCTGCCTCCGCCCGCAGAGAGGAGCTGGGGTGGAAGGCAGGGCTGGCAGCTGGTTTGGATCGGGTGATGCCTTAAAGTGTGGGCTGCAAAGCTGGGGCATCTAGGCTCATCAACTTCCTGATTCCTCCTTCCCTAGCTGTTGCCCGACCCACCTGGCAGGCGGCCCGGGCTATCTCAGTATCCCCAGTGTTTTCCCTggctggcctctgcctcctggcctgaGGCTGACAGGGAGAAAGTGCTAATGAGATTAGGCTCAGGAGTCTCCACCTTACCACAACCCCTCCCCACGTGTACTCACCGCCGGCCCCCATCGCCAGCCCGACTCAGAAGTTTCTGTTTTAGCTTCCCACCCACAGGCCAGGACTGCCTCGCCTGTCTGTGCGTCGTGGAGAATTCAGCAGTAGCGACCCCAACATCAGAGGTCCCCAACTTCCGGGAACTTCAGAGCCCTCGGCCTACAGCCCGGGAGGCCTCGTGCCCAGACGCCATGCACCCTCCGGTGAGTCTTGCGGGTTTGAtaggggtggaggggagaggggTCGGGAGGGAAACCTCTGGCCCTGTCGCTTCTGGGGGCTCAGCCTTATTCCCAGACTTCCCTGCCCACCCAGGCAGCTGTCCCACGGGGAAACAgggtgttgaccaggctggcttTAAGCCACATCGTCCTCTCTGAGTGGGGTTTGTGTGGTGGGGGGCGATTTGGAGCAGCGCCCCAAACTCCCAACTCTGGAAGGAGACTTTCGGCAGTACTGAGCCCTTTTCTGTTAAGTCCTGCTCAGCCACACTGGCCCTCCCAGGGCCTGGCTGTGGCTGCCGCACTGCTGGAGTCCAACCTGGAGTCACAATGCTAGGGGGCCACAGGTGCACATGAGCTTACACTGGGGAACAGTGAAGGCAGTCCCAGAGCGGGGTTGGAGTTGCTGGGCAGAGCAGGGGCAACGTGTACCAGCAGAGGGTGATGCTGCCTCACATTAGACACCACTAGGCCCTTTCCACCTCACTGGGAGGCTTGGAAGCTGGATTTTGTGTTCTCTTTCAGGTAACCAGCAGCCGCCTGTCCATCCCCCAAGACCGGAAAGGCAGCAGCAGCCCCCGGGAGCCCAGGGCTGTCTTCGGGTAATGCTTTGTGTGGCTCCTAGAAATAGAGGTCCACAGTAGATGGTGGGATCCGTGTCCAGGTTAAACTGATTTCTGCGTccgccccctccctccccaccgcACTCCACACATCTCCACCTTCTGCACCCCACGGAGAGAGGGTGCCTCGTTTCCATTGAGGGTTCCCTGCCAACCCACCTCGCCACTGGGCTGCAGGCTATGGGGGctgcagggaggctggggagagaggaggaCAGAATTGACTAACCATTTATCTTCCTGCGGTGTCTGCTGGTCTAGTGCATCTGGCTGCAGAGGGAAATTGAGGACCTTACACAGCAGCTAGGTACGAGGGAGCCCTGGCTGGGGCAGGAATGGACAGCGGTGTCTTTCTGCAGGTGTTGGGGGCGGTGGTGGGCTGCAGGTACGGGCAGCATCACTGGGACTGACTTTCCTCTGCGGAGGAGAATCAAGCAGACCTGGCCCTGGAGCCTTCTGTGCCTTTCCAGCTAGGGGTGTGCACAGACAGCAATGTGTCGTCTGAACTCCGTGTACACTTAGTCCACGAGTCCCAGAACTCTCCTTCTCTTAGGGCGGTTAGAGATACCACCTGTGTTTCCCCTTTAACTACTGCCTGGTATGGCTTGTATGGTGTTTGCTTGCTGGCTGGCTTATCTGTCTTTGAAATACGTTCTGTACGGTACTGGGATGGCCCAGCACCTGAGAACCACTTTCCCGCTTAGAAGGCATTTCCACATTTAATTCAGGTGACGGGTGGGTGAGTCAGTCCCAGGGCTGGTGGGGTTTCTGGTTGCAGGGCTAGGTGGTTCCCCACCGGGGCAG
This region includes:
- the CXHXorf49B gene encoding uncharacterized protein CXorf49 homolog, coding for MSSPDKVSVCGASFDLEGGKKAGSHTASPGAPGAHSHGLDLGVPGSGDGESKSGFTDPEGFSFESESELIEQGRVVLWGREGRPGTPVDDQGDVVDYSFYLADEPAAIVPPPSVQGHPFPEGAAAEGSAENWADAEVGPSGRDVLGYSPGKWQQASAGRLHLCGPGPVRAWKNPERGSKSRWSLRVDPQQPSAKGPTRLSTHDSDSADESSDLPLMKVGICCNEGSQAKPGSPKKRADTSRQASFHCKESYLPVPGRFLTSAPRGLTPVAERPAVGELEDSPQKKMQSRAWGKVEVRPSCSGAAAAGALPQGLSRRKMAGGRKSLGGASQLAPGRGFPACGERLSAAPPEPATFPPFSGVRPQGMSKKPQKPKHSSPGKKPAGRKTRESQAAAREDNDPNRDEVPRAQLPTHRPGLPRLSVRRGEFSSSDPNIRGPQLPGTSEPSAYSPGGLVPRRHAPSGNQQPPVHPPRPERQQQPPGAQGCLRCIWLQREIEDLTQQLAAMQFLTDKFQDL
- the LOC129395229 gene encoding uncharacterized protein LOC129395229 — its product is MAPVRAAWAAGRRSSWWKYQMSRTASGFLAPLTPAPSLLIGPRLPTSTPFVGREATRCRGHLVLPPGVRAAVSRRPHCSCRVARSAGLGRTRLSRSAVTRTTVSPQPGAMSSSDKVAVCGASFGLEGGKQAGSRMASPGAPRGQGHGLDLGAPGSREGESRFTDPEGFSFESESELIEPGKVVLWGREGRPGTPVDDQGDDVDYSSSLANEPATIVPPAQRPEGAPAEGSADNWADLECIRLQREIEDLTQQLVPGSASLFQRPCSSSMTSSRTFEVGASVRSCSQASFLLILLSQGFFSSAAFAPFPTQFKAV